Genomic DNA from Theobroma cacao cultivar B97-61/B2 chromosome 3, Criollo_cocoa_genome_V2, whole genome shotgun sequence:
GTCGATGGACTGATCGAGAAGGACGTTACTGTTGAGAAAACATGCAGACCCAAAACGGATAAAGGAGAAACAAATCTAGGTAGCTAATgacaaagaacaaaaaagacaaaaacttGAAAGCTCGAAATTACCCCATCAGCCAGATgaaaaacctaaaaatatCACTCGCTGATGAAAGAATATACAATAAGTGAACTGATCCAGAAGAAGGCCACTGTTGAGAAAACATGCAGACTAAAAATGAAGAGGggagaaacaaaaccaagcaAATGatgagaatgaaaaaaaactgCATCCATCACTCAGATTGAAAACTCAAAAATAACCTTTTGATATTCAAAAATGACAAAGTCACATGTCACAAGGTATATGTATGTTAGAATCATTGTATACTAGAGTTATGACCCGTGCATTGCACACAACCAATAATCCACTTGTCAAAAGATTGAAAATCTAACAAACTTATGATAAAACTGTTTTGACCCTCAACtcatcattaaaaaacaaaaatatatctaTGAAGAGTTGGTTGGTTAATAATTCAAGTGACCATTTAGCCTTTCCTGCAGCACTTCCTTTTTCCCCGAGAGCTATAGAACTTTCTTGAGCAGAATAAATAAGCAAAACCTTTTCTTATGATTATCTTCCATGACTATGGATAAATTAAGATTGCTACgagtcatttttctttttctcatgcTTAATATTgggtaattgttttatttaatttgtgttttgtCTCTAAAGGTATACTTCAACTCCCCATTCCACTAAAGACTCACTAACTTAAGTATCAAAGGCTGGTCGTCGAACCTACTCCATCACCTTTCCTTTTTGTTCAATCTTTGCAGGACCTCAACTCAATTAGCCCAAAAGTCCTTGCTCTGATCTTGGCATCAATAGGAATTTTGGACATTGAAGATCAGTTAGAGCTCAACCCAACCATTGACCGCTATGTTTGTGGAAGTTGTCTATTTCGCATCAAATTAGctttatacttatttatttatttcaagtcTTCTATTAATTCTCGTGAATTTCGATTACGTTCAGATAGTTTATGGATTAATGAAATAAGAGGGGCATACCTAATTAATGTTACTTGTCAAGAGGATAATTGGCACCTTATAAAAGAGTTGATCATCATTCAATTCGATGAAATcgactacaaaaattattattcattgagataaagataataaaataattatttttctttttttggttgtgtggattcattttaaattagttcTCAACTCACGTTACACTGCGAGAGTTATTAATTGGCATATAATTTGAATATCATTTTGTTAGAAgattatttataatagttaaataatttaataatatattttatcaataaattaaataacaaaGTGTTTTTTAGCAACATTGTaggaaaataacaatagctaTAGATAATATCAAAAAACACTTACATTATCTAGAGGTTTTTAATACCGGTTTGAGTCCAttaatcaatataaaaaaaatagataaaagaaTTTTCAATTGTTATAACCTAatcctctttttttatttgattttttaattctaaaaCAATTAACTAAtcctaaaaaaattttaaaaactaaaactaaaatcatattattatttcattatttctatttccctattactaaaaaaatacataattaaaaataaagaaaaataataaaaaataaaaaaaaaaatgcatgacTCTTTTACGTAGCTTTTGGAGCTAATAATTTATATAGGttttcttgatgaaatgttgTTGTTTTCGCATAAATAAAAGCCTAGCAACTCATCTCCTTTTCGTCCCTTCTTATTTTTGCACTCTTCCTTACTAAATGACATCATTGTCAATACTAACAAAAACCCTCCTTAGAAAACCTAGCCTATTTTCTTTACCCActttctctccctctctctacAACTTCACTAGAAAAGCAAATCCCTATCTTTGTAGCAACTTTTTTTGTCGCAGTTGCTATGCGAAAATCCAAATCCAAAGAGAACCTCAATCGAAGGGGAATAATGCAAATACTCTAACTAATTGAACCCAAGAAGcaaaaacaaagagaagaatgaaagagaagaagaaagtaaaaagACATGGgataaagaaatcaaaaaccaaaacccctttaaaaaaaaaaggaaaacccCAACACAACCGACGGATAGAAGAATGGGAGAAGTTGGATCCTAAAGGCAAAAGGAATTAGtaagaaaggggaaaaaagaagttgacaattctattttatagaattatgcTATTCCAATGTTGtcattaaatattagctaagtcctcaattttcaattataatttaattatttttagttgtttttcaaattagtttatttttttagtgagttattttaattttatgttatttctttaaatttggttattatttattagtttttatattttttgcaggattaaaagtgattgggcttaattttggaaagtaaggtgttgaaagacctagaatttgtttgcatatgcttcagtattttgaccatatatCGAgttacagaactccaaatgatgagattcttgaaccattggaaagctaagagatagagctacaactttcatgaaaTCACTTTTCCCAAATCTGCActgaagataaaaaaaatcttgtcaaaAAATAGTTGGACGTACTATGTCTGGAATGAGAATTTGTAAAGattgacaattgatttttgagcttctcattacacttttaagcccaattaaaccctaggtcagcttaaggaactttaggttaagcttattagtataaataggatatgtttaacaacattaAGGGGTAACTtttgagagattcaagaagctaaaagttgaggctgaaacttggagatcaagactgtaattattgttttgttttcttccttggtttttatttttcttgttactctcaatggttgaatttattataatgttatttgtttttgcaatcatgagtagctaattttctttttctagaattgcaattgaactcacatgtagtctaaatttttaatctctttcttacttatctttaatgagaattgaattgtttattccaatttgttcttaatgctttttaattgcctgatcaccaattaaattgatttaggaacctaaacaaacttgggaaagggagtttagagtagactaaaattgggataacatatgattatgttaattgatttgcgtataggataagGATaaacctataagccatatgcAGCCAGATTaaagcctgaacttaatgagtctgttttaatttcaattcacataggatatagtgttttggttaaaatagatatttttatgagatgagttaggagacccttataaataattgaggactctaggttagcaattcaacccattgaaataagttaaggaagagaggtaagatctAGATGAaatgtgagggatattgtaatcctagacttatttgatttgatttttacccaattatattgttgctttgatttttcttttttagcataaattttggttaattagttttagttaattaatttagttattctaATTTGAgtgtttgaataagattaaattgctacaattttagtacttagtaaaattttagatcaatatTCTGTGGTATCAATACTTTGCTTGCTAATATGCTGTCTAtttgatacgtatacttgcataATGGAATTTTAACTAATAAGTTTTTGGCGCCGTTGCCGGagaattgtttttaaaatttttattaatactaataccaagcaatttagtcttacttcgaattttatttttcttgttttaattttagattttgtttgCTTGCAGATATCTTTGGTCACTGTATGCAAAGAAGAGACAACTTGaatcttgttccttttgatcctAAGATAGAAAGAACTTTCAAAAGACGTTGAAGGGAGAATTTGCAAGTTGCAGCTTTGAATCAGACAATGGCTGAGGATAACAATAACAATGACAATAATGCCATTAATCTGGTTCCCGAAGCAAATAGAGCACTGAGAGATTATGTTGTTCCTCTTTTTCAAGGTTTGCACCAAAGCATTAGGAGACCTTCTGTCAATGcgaataatttcaaaattaaaccaGCCTACATTCAGATGGTTTAATCTTCAGTCTAGTTTGGTGGGTTACCTAGTGATGATCCTAATGCTCATTTAGTAAATTTCTTGAAGATTTACGATACCTTTAAATACAATAGAGTAAATGATGCTATTAGATTGAGACTATTTCCATTTTCTCTAAAGGATAAAGCAAAGAGCTGGCTTAATTCACTGCCCAATGGGTCTATCACTACATGGGAAGACTTGGCTCAAAAGTTTCTCGCAAAGTTCTTTTCACTTGCCAAGACTGCAAAGATGAGGAACAATATCACCTCATTCACACAATTTGATGGTGAGTCATTGTATGAAGCTTGGGAGAGGTTTAAAGAACTACTGCAAAGATGTCCACATCATGGGATTCTTGATTGGTTGCAAGTTCAGACATTCTACAATGGGTTGGTTGGGTCAATTAAAATCACAATTGATGTTGCTGCTGGTGGGGCATTAATGAGTAAGAATGCTACTGATGTTTATGATTTGTTGGAAGAAATGgcttcaaataattatcaatggcctTCAAAAAGGTCGGGTTCAAGAAAAGCTGTTGGAGCCTCTGAGATTGATGCAATTGGGAACTTAGCTGAGCAAGTGGCTGCACTGTCCAAGAAATTTGACACACTAGGAGTTCATGCAGTTCAAAATTCATTTGTAGTTTGTGAGATGTGTGGGGATGCCCATTCAAATGATCAATGTCCATCTAATTATGAATCGCTCCAGTTTGTGGGGAACTTCAATAGACAGCAGAATAACCCATATTCCAATACTTATAATCATGGTTGGAGAAACCATCCCaatttttcatggaataaCAATGCATGGCCTTCCAATTCAAAACCCAACATGCCTCTTGGTTTTCAACAACAAGTTAGACCACCAATTCCTGAAAAGAAGTCCCAAGTGGAAGAACTTTTCTTGCAATATATATCAAAGAATGATGCTATAATTCAAAGCTTTGGAGCATCCTTAAGAAATCTTGAAACCCAAATGGGACAGCTTGCAAATTCCATCAACAATAGACCTCAAGGTTCCCTACCTAATGACACACAAATCAATCCTAAAGGTAAGGAACAATGCCAAGCAATCACTTTAAGGAGTGAAAAAAAGATTGAAGGGGTGAATGAAAAAGTAGTTGAACCTAAGAATGAACATGTTGATAATGAAGGAATGTGAGAGAAAAAGAGTGAAGTCGAACAGAAAGAAGATGTCAAGGCTAAAAATCAAGGAGCTTCTCAAGTCATCCATCCTCCACCATCTTTTCCCCAAAGGCtccaaaagcaaaagcttGAAAAGCAATTTCAGAAGTTCCTCAATGTCTTCAAGAAATTACACATAAATATTCCTTTTACTGAAGCTTTGGAACAAATGCCCAGTTATGTCAAATTCTTGAAAGACATATTttccaaaaagagaaagatagGTGAGTTTGAAACTTTCTCCCTTACAAAAGAGTGTAGTGTAATTCTCTAAAATAAATTTCCACCAAAACTCAAAGTTCTAGGTAGTTTCACAATCCCTTGCACTAttggtaatttattttttgcaaaagCTTTGAGTGATTTAGGTGCAAGTATCAATTTAATGCCTTggtcaatttttgagaaacttgGTTTGGGGGAATGCAAACCCACTTCTGTTACTTTGCAATTGGCTGATCATTCTTATGTGTACCCAAGGGAAATTATTGAAGATGTTCTTGTCAAGgtagataaatttatttttccagttgattttataattcttgatATGGAAGAAAACGGGCAAATTCCAATCATTCTTGGGAGGCCAATCTTAGCAACTGTTAGGGCTTTAATTGATGTTGAAAAACGTGAGCTCACTTTGAGAGTTCAAGACCAACAgataacatttaatattttcaaaactttgaaattGCTTGTGACATCTGAAGACTGTTTTTCTATGAATGTGGTAAATAACTTTACACATGATGTTTTCTTAGAAGAAAATCCCAATGATCTTCTTGAAGCATGTTTAGTTGCTAACTCTAATagaaatgatgatgaatttattgaatattcaaatttgttgaatGCTCACTCCAGATTTAGAACTAATCATCAATTTGAGTCTTTAGATATTTCAGCTTCTTTGATGCCAACTTCTAAGCCTTCCATTGAGGAGCCACCTACTTTGAAACTCAAACCTCTGCCTGCACACTTGAGGTATGCTTTTCTTGGAAAATCTTCTACTCTTCCAGTTATTGTGTCTGTTGCTCTTACTAACATGTAAGAGGAGAAGTTGTTGAGGACATTTAGAGAATTCAAGAAAGCAATAGGGTGGACCATTGCTGATATTAAGGAAATTAGCCCTTCTATTTGCATGCATAAAATTCTCCTTGAGGAAAATCACAAAGCCCCAATTGAACAACAAAGAAGATTGAATCCCATCATGAAAGAAGTAGTCAAGAAGGAAATCATCAAATGGTTAGATGCCGGAATAATTTATCCTATCTTTGATAGCTTATGGGTAAGTCCAATTCAATGTGTTCCTAAAAAAGGAGGAATGACTGTGGTGGCCAATGACAATAATGAGCTCATTCCAACAAGAACTATGACTAGATGGAGAGTGTGCATGGACTACCACAAGCTCAACAAAGCTACAATGAAAGATCACTTCCCTCTTCCACTCATTGATGAAATGTTGGATCGCTTGGCTGGTAAGGAATATTATTGTTTTCTAGATGGTTATTCTAGTTATAACCAAATTGCTCCTGAAGATCAAGAAAGAACTACATTTACATGTCTTTATGGCACctttgcttttaaaaaaatgccatttGGATTATGTAATGCACCTGCCACCTTTCAGAGATGTATGATGGCCATATTCACAAACATGGTGGAAAAATATTTAGAggtatttatggatgatttttctgtctttggaaataattttgatgattgtctTTTAAATCTTGCTAGGGTACTCAAGAGATGTGAAGAAACAAATTTGGTGCTCAATTGGGAGAAATGTCACTTCATGGTGCGATAAGGTATTGTTCTTGGGCACAAGATTTCTAGTAAAGGCATTGAGGtagataaagcaaaaattaaagcaattgAGAAATTACCACCTCCAATAAATGTTCAAAGGTATTAAAAGTTTTCTTGGTCATGCTGGTTTTTATAGAAGATTTATTAAagactttttcaaaaaatttctaaaccacTTTGTAATTTATTGGAGAAAGATGTGCCATTTAAGTTTGATAATGAATGTCTTGttgcttttgatgaattaaagaaaagattaatatatgCACCTATCATAATTAGTCCCAATTGGACTCTCCCTTTTGAATTGTTGTGTGATGCGAGTGATTTTGCGGTGGGAGCTGTTTTGGGACAAAGGAAGGATAAAATCTTCTATTCCATCTATTATGCTAGCAAGACTTTGAATAAGGccaagaaaaattatatcatAACAGAAAATGAGCTTTTGGCTATGGTTTTTGCTTTGGACAAATTTCGCTCCTATCTCGTGGGGACAAAGGTGATAGTGTACACTGATCACTCAActatcaaatatttgattgcCAAGAAGGATGCTAAGCCAAGATTGATAAAGTGGATTCTCTTACTTTAACAATTTGATCTTGAGATTCGTGATAGAAAAGGAACAGAAAATCAAGCTACAAACCACCTCTCAAGATTAGATATTGAAGCCCAAGGTAAGAATTTAACCTTAATCAAAGAGACTTTTCCTGATGAACAAATCCTTCAAGTTGGTAAGAAATCACTTCCTTGGTATGCtgattttgtaaattatttggTAAGCAATATTATTCCTCCTTATTTAAATTCTcatcagaaaaagaaatttttacatgatgttaaattttatttttgggttgAGCCTTACTTGTTCAAACAGTGTAAAGACCAGATGTTCAAAAAATGTGTCCCGGAAGAAGAGATTCAAAGTGTGCTTCACCATCGCCATTCTTCAAATTATGGAGGACACTTTGGAGGAACAAGAACTGCTGCTAAAGTCCTCCAATCAGGTTTATATTGGCCTACATTATTTAAGGATGCTcacaattttgttttgcatcGTGACAGGTGCAAAAGGGTGGGAAATATCTCAAGGCGACATGAGATGCCTCTCAACAACATCATGGAGATAGAAATTTTTGATGTATGGGGTATTGACTTCATGGGTTCGTTCATATCTTCGTATAACAACAAATACATTTTGCTTGCTGTTGATTATGTCTCCAAGTGGATTGAAGCGACAGCTTTTCCTCATAATGATTCGAAGGTGGTAATGAATTTTATcaagaagaatattttcacTCGATTTGGCACTCTAAGGGCTATTATTAATGATGAGGGAAGGCACTTTTGcaacaaatattttgatgcaCTTCTGGCAAAATATGGAGTTAAACACAAGGTTGCCACTACGTACCATCCTCAAACTAGTGGCCAAGCTGAAGTATCGAATCGCAAAATCAAGAGGATTTTGGAGAAAGCCGTATGTCCTACAAGAAAAGACGGGTCAAGGAGATTAGATGATGCACTATAGGCATATAGGACTACTTACTAGACCCTAATTGGTATGTCTCCATATAAGTTGGTCTTTGGCAAAGCTTGTCACTTACCGATGGAACTTGAACACAATGCTTATTGGGCTATGAAgaagttaaattttgatttacaaGTAGCAGGTGAGCAAAGGTTGTTGTAACTAAATGAACTTGATAAATTTCGCCTTCAAGCTTATGAGAATGCCAAACTCtacaaagagaaaacaaagcaaTGGCATGATAAGAAGATATTGGAAAGAGTTTTGAGCCAGGACAAGCAATGTTGCTCTATAATTCTCACTTGAAATTATTCCTGGGAAAGCTCAAATCAAGGTGGTATGGTCCTTTCATTGTCAATGAGGTATTTCAACATGGAGCGATCGAAGTCAAAGGGACAGATGGTCGAAAATTTAAAGTCAATAGACAAAGATTAAAGCATTATTGGGGAGGTGAAATTAATCGTCAAAAATCCTCAATTCACTTGCTTGATACGGCCTAGAGTCCAAGTTAGTCCAACTGAAGACTATAAATGAAGcgcttcttgggaggcaacccaagctcCTTAACcttacttgtttttattttattttattttatttcatgctttttactttatttcttttaatctatttttgtttatgttcCTTTTGTAAGTAATTGGtttttaaagaacaaaattcaaaaaaaaagaaaagaaataaagtgtGTCGTATAAAGGAAAGTTCACTTCAAGTTTGGGGGTGCtactaaaaaaacaaatttgaacTCTTTATATGTCCTAGATTGATTAAGTGcttagggtgaatttgagcctaaatatatcttttatcataccttgaccctaACCTTATattacaagcttgataaagaCCTATTGATTCTGTATAAGTGTtaatctacattagtggagagagagatgaaaaacaAACTTATGGGATCTTAGTACTAATCTATGCTTAGATTTAACATAAACTAATCCGAATTGCATAATATTCTTTGTAAGAGAACATTCACACACACACGGAAGTCCATTCGAAAAGTAAGttttcacttgaattgattCATGAATTTAAGGATTATCTGCATGTAACCTTAAGTTGGAATTTCAGTTAATTTCTGAGGAAAAATTGGGAAATCATGAGTTTGTACTTATATCTCTCGTTCAAGGATTTTTGTATattcagttttctttttgtgattttcttttgctcgaggacaagcaaaatcttaagtttaggggtgtgacaattctattttatagaattatgttattccaattttgttattaaatattagctaagtcctcaatttttaattataatttaattatttttaattgttcttataattagtttatttttttagtgagttattttaattttatgttattccttttaatttgattattatttattagtttttatattttttgtagaaTTAAAAgtaattgggcttaattttggaaagtaaggtaTTGAAAGATTTAGAATCTTTTTACATATGCTTTAGTATTTTGGACATATCGTGAGGTACAGAACTCAAAATGATGCGATTCTTAAATCATTGAAAAGATAAGagacagagctacaacttttatggagatcactttgcccagttctgcctggaagatagagaaaatcgtGTCGGAAAATAGCTGGATGTACTGTGTCGGGAATGGGAATTTGTAAAGattgacaattgatttttgggtCTCTCATCACACTTTTAAGCCaaattaaaccctaggtcagcttaaggaactttaggttaagcttattagtataaataggatatgtttaacaacattaGGGGGAAACTtttgagagattcaagaagctaaaagttgaggctgaaacttggagatcaagacggcaattattgttttgttttcttccttagtttttatttttcttgttagtctcaatggttgaatttattataatgttatttgtttttgcaatcatgagtagctaattttctttttcaaggattgtaattgaactcacatgtagtataaattttttatctctttcttacttatctttaatgggaattgaattgtttattccaatttgttcttaatactttttaattgcctgatcaccaattaaattgatttaggaacctaaacaaacttgggaaagggagtttagagtagactaaaattgggatagcatatgatcatattaattgatttgcgtataggataagGATATActtataggccatatgtagccagattaaagcctgaacttaatgagtctcttttaatttcaattcacatagagatatagtgttttgattaaaatagatatttttatgagatgagtcgagagacccttataaataatttaggactttaggttaacaattcaacccattgaaataagttaaagaagagaggtaagatttagatgaagtgtaagggatattgtaatcttagacttatttgatttgatttttacccaattatattgttgctttgatttttctttttactataaattttggttaattagttttagttaattaatttagttattttaatttgagtgtttgaataagattaaattgttataattttagtacttagtaaaattttaaatcaattttctgTGGAATCAATACTctgcttgctaatatactGTCTATTCGATgtgtatacttgcgtagtgaAATTTTAACTGACAGAAATAAACATCTAAAAATGCCCTTcgaacataataaaataccAAGGGACAAGTGTTGAATGTAGAGCAAGTATGTAGCTAAGAATCAATATAGTTTAGATaagattatttttctttcaatatgataattatttaataaaaattttagaaataaggATAGGGACACATGTGGATAAAGAGAGTATTATTTAATTAGAAAAGAAGGGAAAGGATGTGACGatcatgaattatgaagagCTAGCATACcatcttctttccttttcgaTGCATCAATTTCCTttataattattgttttgcaATTACTCTTCTTTAAATGTAAAATCCCACGTAGCCACAAGAGCCGCCATACAAGTGTCATTTTGGCCATGTCGATGGATGCATGGAGGGTGCCGGGGCCCACAAAGCCGTCTCGGCGATCTTGTTTTTGACATTTGGTAAGGGCTCTTTATTACAAGTTTGATTTATTGAATACAtaattctctttcttttttaatttccttGTTGAAATTGAGTGCAACGTGATATTGGTGTTGGATCATTGTCATTCTACTGATTTAATGGATTTGATCTGCTTATACCAATGAGTAGAGATAGAAGTTGATACCAGGATGTGAGTGGCCCAAAAACTACATGTATAAACCAAGCAAATGCATGATTGGTTATTTGAGTTGGTGTGCAACCCCTTTAAGACATCACCCGCTGTTAATCGGGTATGGTCCTATCTGCGCCTCCAACATACTTAGTTGTTCACACAATCTGAAGGGGGTTGATGGTGATTTCTTTGCATTTTTCCTGCTAAACGTTCAGATCTTTCAAGAATCTGGCATcatctaattaaattagttcaCTGACTCAGCATCATTGAACTACccaattaaattatatcaCAATCTGGATTtgattcaattatttttactcTTATTCGAGAGAATTGAGGTTTATATTTCGTCGACTTTTCCTATCTTTAAGAAACAAATTCATATATGTGATTATATTACTTATTAtgtgtaaaaaaattcaaatatatattttatctttttgtgatttttggGAGGAAAGTGAAACTTGaaattctattttaaaaatgagatgtaattactatatatattgaagcATACTTCAACCATAGGTTTACTTACTGGATTTGAGGTACTAATACTAAATTTGAACTTTAGTGATTCTTctcatgttttatttgttttctaaacaaaaaagaaacattaGATTTTGAATTTCGCCCATCAGACGGATTAAAGAAAATCTTTGCAGGGCCCACCATGGAGTTGCTTCAAAAGCAGCACTACTTTATAGCTTGTTAATTAGTTATTCTTGTCTTATAAGacaacaaaattcaaaagaattaCATGTCCAAATAATTGGTTTCGAATCGTAATGTATGTTTTGACTTAATTACTAATATTGAAGGTCCGAGTTCTAGTAGAAATAGCTTAAATTCATGCAGCCAGTTGG
This window encodes:
- the LOC108661169 gene encoding uncharacterized protein LOC108661169: MAEDNNNNDNNAINLVPEANRALRDYVVPLFQGLHQSIRRPSVNANNFKIKPAYIQMDKAKSWLNSLPNGSITTWEDLAQKFLAKFFSLAKTAKMRNNITSFTQFDGESLYEAWERFKELLQRCPHHGILDWLQVQTFYNGLVGSIKITIDVAAGGALMSKNATDVYDLLEEMASNNYQWPSKRSGSRKAVGASEIDAIGNLAEQVAALSKKFDTLGVHAVQNSFVVCEMCGDAHSNDQCPSNYESLQFVGNFNRQQNNPYSNTYNHGWRNHPNFSWNNNAWPSNSKPNMPLGFQQQVRPPIPEKKSQVEELFLQYISKNDAIIQSFGASLRNLETQMGQLANSINNRPQGSLPNDTQINPKGKEQCQAITLRSEKKIEGVNEKVVEPKNEHVDNEGM